The sequence CCACATCGGTGGTGGCGCCGCCGCCCAGGCCCACCACGGCCCCGGCGCGGCTCAGGCCGCCCTGCGCCAGCGCCGAGAGCAGCCGGCCCACTTCATCCAGCGTCTTGCCGCTCTCGCCAGAGGAGACCGGGAGGACCAGCGCAGGATTCAGGGCCTGCCGCGCCCGGCTTACCCACTCCGTGGGAAGCGCACGGTCGTGGAGCAAGGCCACCTGCGTCTCCGGCACGCTGATTTGGCCCAGCAGACCGCTGCCCACCTCAACCGTGGTGGAGCGGGCCTGCCCCGGCCAGGGCACGTGAAGAGGAGGCAGCTCAGGCAGCGCGGTCAGGTCAGTCGGTCCCATGCCTCAGACTTTCATATTCGGTGGGGGCATGGTCTGCAGCCGCCTGCCGCTCATTCCACCGCCACAGCTGCTCGATCACTTCCTCCACGACTTCTTCGGACGGGCGGCCGTCACTGTGGACGTGAATGGTTCCCTGCTGATAGTGCGGCTGGCGCTCGCTCATCATGTGGCGGATGCGCGACAAAGGGTCGGGCACCTGCAGCAGCGGCCGGTCGGAGTGCCGGGTCCGCTGATACACCGTTTCCGGACTGGCCCATAGCACCACCACCGGGCCGCGCTCTAGCAGGAACCGGCGGTTGTGTTCGTGGATAAAGGTGCCCCCGCCCAGGCTAATCACGGCGTGGTCCAGGCGGCTGACTCGGGCCACCACTTCGCGCTCGCAGGCACGGAAGTAGTCTTCTCCCTCCTCGTCAAACATCTGGGGGATGCTCTTGCCGGCCACTTTGGCAATCAGTTTGTCGGTATCCACATAGTGCAGGGCCAGGGCGCGGGCCAGCTCCCAGCCCACGCGGCTCTTGCCGGTGCCCATAAAGCCCGCCAGCGCCACCCAGGTGACGGGGCGTTCAATCAGGCCAGCATGATTCATAACCTGCAGTCTACGCCGCTGCCCTGCACAGGGCCGTGATCTGGATAGCTTTAGTTAATGCGCCGCGTTCACTGCGGCCGGCGGCGCGTCATCTGCCACAGGAAAAAGGCGTTCATCAGCGCCAGTACGGTGGCCAGTCCGCCCAGTACAGGGTCATGCTTGACGAAGAAGAACCGCATGGCCAGCCCTCCCCACGCGATGATGAGGAAGGTGACCAGCCAGATGCGCCAGGGAGGTGCGTGCATGTCAGGCAGTCTACTGTCGGGGCTGCCCGGGAACCAGGGACGCCGGTACGGAGGACAGCGGTGCAGGGGCCTTGACGGCGGGCGGCAGGCGGCTCACCCAGTCGAGCGCGGCGCCGACGTTCAGGGTGCCGGCGCCGCAGCTGCGGCGGGGGTCCGGGTCACAGCTGCGGCCGCGCCAGGGAGTGGCTGTGGCTGTGAGCGCCCCCCGCAGCTGGGCTGGGGTCAGGTCCGGCCGCTGGCCCAGCAGCAGGCTGGCGGCCGCACTCACCTGCGGCGCAGCGAAGGAGGTGCCGTTCTGCCGATGCGGGTGCAGGGGCGCGGCGAATCCACGGGCGTCCAGTGCCGTGCTGGCGACCAGGCCCTGCGCCGGGGTCCCGCTGGGAGCCGCCAGGGCCACCGCCGGTCCCCAGTTGGCGTAGTCGGGGCGCTGGCCGCCGTGAACGCCGGTCACAGTCAGCACGCCTGGGCAGCCGGCAGGGGAGAGCAGCCCGGCATCGCGGTTTTCGTTGCCGGCGCCCACCACCACCAGGGCGCCGGCACGGGTCACGTCGCTAACGGCGGCGGCAATGCGGGGGTCGCAGCCCCGGTCGGGCAGCCAGTCGGCGAACAACGAAACATTGATGACCCGCGCCGGGTTTTCGTTGCGGGGCACACCCGGCACCGGCAGCCCGGCAGCCCAGCGCAGACCGTCAGCGAGGTCGTTTGCGGCGATCATG is a genomic window of Deinococcus proteolyticus MRP containing:
- a CDS encoding shikimate kinase, whose translation is MNHAGLIERPVTWVALAGFMGTGKSRVGWELARALALHYVDTDKLIAKVAGKSIPQMFDEEGEDYFRACEREVVARVSRLDHAVISLGGGTFIHEHNRRFLLERGPVVVLWASPETVYQRTRHSDRPLLQVPDPLSRIRHMMSERQPHYQQGTIHVHSDGRPSEEVVEEVIEQLWRWNERQAAADHAPTEYESLRHGTD
- a CDS encoding S8 family serine peptidase — protein: MKVAALLPPALTSAALAGSTLAALALSVPAQAITVRPVTPQASPAVPRPGLAGPSTPAPTVPGPSNSAPSTPAPTTPAYNPASALAGQQTYLRDIGMTRAWTQRGRLAAPVTVAVLDTGYTRHPQLPGRMVNGYDFVSDPQRAGDGNGRDRDASGVGQFAFHGEMIAGIIGAEHTAQGMAGINPSARVVAVRVADQEGMIAANDLADGLRWAAGLPVPGVPRNENPARVINVSLFADWLPDRGCDPRIAAAVSDVTRAGALVVVGAGNENRDAGLLSPAGCPGVLTVTGVHGGQRPDYANWGPAVALAAPSGTPAQGLVASTALDARGFAAPLHPHRQNGTSFAAPQVSAAASLLLGQRPDLTPAQLRGALTATATPWRGRSCDPDPRRSCGAGTLNVGAALDWVSRLPPAVKAPAPLSSVPASLVPGQPRQ